A window of Verrucomicrobiia bacterium contains these coding sequences:
- a CDS encoding DCC1-like thiol-disulfide oxidoreductase family protein, protein MKATLPSFLLLFDGECGLCDRGVHFFISRDKRQQFYFAPLHGETARKVRERHRSDWGEELSSMVWVENYNAPEEKIFRKSDAVVKAFFILGGFWKTMAWLIRVIPHLWRDKIYDIIVKNRYVWFGKTSFCEREIKNSEKKRFLE, encoded by the coding sequence ATGAAAGCAACTTTGCCTTCCTTTCTTTTACTTTTTGATGGGGAGTGTGGATTGTGTGATCGTGGTGTGCATTTTTTTATTTCACGAGATAAGCGCCAGCAGTTTTATTTTGCGCCGCTGCATGGGGAAACGGCTCGAAAAGTTAGAGAAAGGCATAGGAGTGATTGGGGCGAAGAATTAAGTTCTATGGTTTGGGTTGAAAATTATAATGCGCCCGAAGAAAAAATTTTTCGAAAATCCGACGCCGTTGTTAAAGCCTTTTTTATTTTAGGAGGTTTTTGGAAAACGATGGCTTGGTTAATAAGAGTGATTCCTCATCTGTGGCGTGATAAGATTTACGATATAATAGTTAAAAATCGTTATGTTTGGTTTGGTAAAACTTCCTTTTGTGAGAGGGAAATAAAAAATAGCGAAAAGAAACGCTTTTTGGAGTAA
- a CDS encoding bifunctional folylpolyglutamate synthase/dihydrofolate synthase, which translates to MSASLLKELFARKQLGVKLGLETMHALAREIGNPEKDLNFIHIAGTNGKGSTAAMLAAILQKAGYKVGLFTSPHLISFGERIQINRVPLSEEKIMELYEALQPALFEVEANASLHTPTFFEITTALALLAFREAQVDWVIWETGLGGRLDSTNIVQPKFSILTAISFDHTQWLGTTLSQIATEKAGIIKKKVPVICAPQVEEVKQVIQQRAEEQEALCFFVNQKNIFLESETCEGQQFSYRSTSYSLSLLGSHQRQNAAVVLEMVCQLRESGVNISEEAVVNGLKTVTWPARFQFLQKDPLAILDGAHNEAGIEGLVQQYRSLFGEAKINLIFGVLADKNIDAMVNQLLPIIKKVALVAPMSSRALKPVIAASCFAVKDCDTAIFSNFQQAWLRFQGEPVLITGSLYLAGEVLGCLRF; encoded by the coding sequence ATGTCAGCCTCACTCTTGAAAGAGCTTTTTGCCCGAAAACAATTGGGAGTGAAATTGGGTTTGGAAACCATGCATGCCCTAGCCCGTGAAATAGGCAACCCAGAGAAAGATTTAAATTTCATTCATATTGCTGGCACGAATGGCAAGGGCTCTACGGCAGCGATGTTGGCAGCGATTTTACAAAAGGCGGGCTATAAAGTGGGTCTTTTTACTTCACCGCATTTGATTTCTTTTGGAGAGAGAATTCAAATTAATCGAGTTCCTTTATCAGAAGAAAAAATAATGGAACTTTATGAAGCGTTGCAGCCCGCTCTTTTTGAGGTTGAGGCGAATGCCTCTTTGCATACTCCAACTTTTTTTGAGATTACGACGGCTTTAGCGTTGTTGGCTTTTCGGGAGGCTCAGGTAGATTGGGTAATTTGGGAAACAGGCTTGGGTGGTAGATTGGATTCTACCAATATTGTGCAACCTAAATTTTCCATTTTAACTGCGATTTCTTTTGATCACACCCAATGGTTGGGCACAACATTAAGTCAAATCGCTACAGAAAAAGCTGGTATTATTAAAAAGAAAGTTCCGGTGATTTGTGCGCCACAGGTCGAAGAGGTTAAGCAAGTCATTCAACAGCGTGCTGAGGAACAAGAGGCTCTTTGTTTTTTTGTTAATCAGAAAAATATTTTTTTAGAAAGTGAAACGTGTGAGGGGCAGCAATTTTCTTATCGAAGCACATCTTACTCTCTGAGTTTGTTGGGGTCTCATCAGCGACAAAATGCGGCTGTGGTTTTGGAAATGGTGTGCCAATTGCGCGAGTCAGGGGTTAATATTTCTGAGGAAGCTGTGGTGAATGGGTTAAAAACAGTCACTTGGCCTGCTCGCTTTCAGTTTTTACAGAAAGATCCTTTAGCTATTTTAGATGGAGCTCACAACGAAGCAGGGATTGAAGGTTTGGTTCAACAATATCGTTCTTTGTTTGGTGAGGCGAAGATTAATCTTATTTTTGGAGTATTAGCTGATAAAAATATTGATGCCATGGTTAATCAATTATTGCCCATTATTAAAAAAGTGGCGTTAGTTGCTCCCATGAGTTCTCGTGCTTTGAAGCCTGTTATCGCGGCTTCTTGTTTTGCTGTTAAAGATTGTGACACGGCCATCTTTTCTAATTTCCAGCAGGCTTGGTTAAGATTTCAAGGTGAGCCTGTTTTAATTACTGGTTCGCTCTATTTGGCTGGTGAAGTTTTGGGTTGTTTAAGATTTTGA
- the accD gene encoding acetyl-CoA carboxylase, carboxyltransferase subunit beta, whose protein sequence is MKTSTIFKKPTYQTPLVTVAKKKEIPEGLCTKCSSCGEMIFNQQLEENFFVCPKCDYHFAMDPYLRLESLLDPGTFEECDSNLRAANALEFPNYSERLAAELKKGKRSDSVIAGVGMLENQEVSVAVMDFSFLGGSMGVVAGEKLTRAVERGLEKEAPVIIFSCSGGARMHEGCFSLMQMAKVSGALLKLSQAQLPYISVLLNPTTGGVTASYATLGDLIISEPGAMIGFAGPRVIKETTRQDLPKGFQTAEFLLAHGLIDKIVSRKQMRNMLAKFLRYFSARA, encoded by the coding sequence ATGAAAACTTCCACTATTTTTAAAAAACCCACGTATCAAACGCCATTGGTAACAGTTGCGAAGAAGAAAGAGATCCCAGAGGGGCTTTGCACGAAATGTTCTTCGTGCGGAGAAATGATTTTTAATCAGCAGTTGGAAGAGAATTTTTTTGTTTGTCCGAAGTGTGATTATCATTTTGCGATGGATCCTTATTTGCGTTTGGAAAGTTTGTTGGATCCGGGAACGTTTGAAGAGTGCGATAGTAATTTGCGTGCTGCGAATGCATTGGAGTTTCCCAATTATTCTGAGCGGTTGGCTGCGGAACTTAAAAAGGGGAAGCGTTCGGATTCGGTGATTGCGGGAGTTGGGATGTTGGAGAATCAGGAGGTTTCGGTGGCGGTGATGGATTTTTCTTTTTTGGGAGGAAGCATGGGTGTGGTGGCAGGTGAAAAATTGACGCGCGCTGTGGAGCGAGGATTGGAAAAGGAGGCGCCGGTTATTATTTTTTCATGTTCAGGTGGAGCGCGAATGCATGAAGGTTGTTTTAGTCTGATGCAGATGGCAAAGGTGAGTGGAGCTTTGTTGAAGTTGTCGCAGGCTCAATTACCGTATATTTCCGTTTTGTTGAATCCAACTACAGGTGGGGTGACGGCGAGCTATGCTACGTTGGGAGATTTGATTATTTCAGAACCGGGCGCGATGATTGGTTTTGCCGGGCCACGTGTGATTAAGGAAACAACGAGACAAGATTTGCCGAAGGGGTTTCAAACGGCTGAATTTCTTTTAGCGCACGGGTTGATTGATAAAATTGTGTCTCGAAAACAGATGCGTAATATGTTAGCGAAATTTTTGCGTTATTTTTCGGCTCGCGCTTAA
- a CDS encoding ComF family protein yields MAKKLEILWEPIVDLFFPRPQVREGCYVLQAPFCDCCGQPFACAEISGWACSNCASMVCYFDRARAFYLSRGSVREVIHHFKYESRFWLRVALMEWLEEGFFRFFKDSHYQALVPVPLFGRRKRWRGFNQAEILAQELAKSVKLPVWNCLRRIRETETQTHLDRRERQKNVHNAFRLAKGYEVRDNDYLMIDDVFTTGSTVNECARVLKEHGARKVDVLTIARG; encoded by the coding sequence ATGGCAAAAAAACTCGAAATACTTTGGGAGCCGATTGTTGACCTGTTTTTTCCTAGGCCGCAAGTGCGAGAGGGCTGCTATGTTTTGCAGGCGCCTTTTTGCGATTGTTGTGGTCAGCCGTTTGCTTGTGCCGAAATAAGTGGTTGGGCGTGTTCGAATTGTGCGTCGATGGTTTGTTATTTTGATCGGGCACGCGCTTTTTATTTAAGTCGTGGCTCGGTTCGTGAGGTCATTCATCATTTTAAGTATGAAAGTCGGTTTTGGTTAAGAGTTGCTTTGATGGAATGGTTGGAGGAAGGTTTTTTTCGGTTTTTTAAAGATTCTCACTATCAAGCTTTGGTGCCGGTGCCTTTGTTTGGCCGGCGTAAACGGTGGCGAGGATTTAATCAGGCTGAAATTTTGGCTCAAGAACTTGCTAAAAGTGTTAAATTGCCTGTTTGGAATTGTTTGCGAAGAATTCGAGAGACGGAAACGCAGACGCATTTGGATCGACGTGAACGTCAAAAAAACGTGCATAATGCTTTTCGCTTGGCAAAAGGCTATGAAGTTCGCGATAATGATTATCTGATGATTGATGACGTGTTTACAACCGGTAGCACGGTCAATGAATGTGCGCGAGTGCTAAAAGAGCATGGCGCAAGAAAGGTAGATGTATTAACAATAGCACGCGGATGA
- a CDS encoding CPBP family intramembrane metalloprotease, with product MSQRVCSWWWLGLAPVLAIVLSPWIYQGVQGVNAIWEGPQWLEEVSFRRVFNRIFLISTLFILVPLLIKKGYRRGEDFGFQSGARKLFFGFLLGLGCVGVLLGWQMAFGIREWDFDLKWSRFLGFFFSAVMVAFLEEPLFRGVFLKELRLRLSLKKAVVISALVFASLHFLSAQGFGEGYQVSWHSGWDYVLSVPGYFFSDSRNGLRWMILFVIGIILAMGVVLFRSIWWGVGLHAGWVLSIKSAPDLVNYIKGPWKGWLPKNLLDGVDCLVLLVILFLGLLLYGKKTRNTLGADC from the coding sequence ATGTCGCAACGTGTTTGTTCGTGGTGGTGGTTGGGGTTAGCTCCAGTGCTGGCAATTGTTTTGTCACCTTGGATTTATCAAGGGGTGCAAGGAGTTAATGCTATATGGGAAGGTCCACAATGGTTGGAGGAGGTTTCGTTTCGACGAGTTTTTAATCGGATTTTTTTAATTTCAACGCTTTTTATTTTGGTTCCTCTTTTGATTAAAAAAGGTTATCGGCGTGGGGAGGATTTTGGTTTTCAGAGTGGGGCTCGGAAATTGTTTTTCGGATTTTTGTTGGGTCTGGGATGTGTGGGGGTTTTGTTGGGATGGCAGATGGCTTTTGGAATTCGAGAATGGGATTTTGATTTGAAATGGAGTCGGTTTTTGGGGTTTTTCTTTTCAGCGGTGATGGTGGCTTTTTTAGAGGAGCCTTTGTTTCGAGGCGTTTTTTTAAAGGAGTTGCGCTTGCGATTATCGCTTAAAAAAGCAGTAGTTATTAGCGCTTTGGTTTTTGCTTCTTTGCATTTTCTGTCGGCGCAGGGATTTGGTGAGGGTTATCAGGTGAGCTGGCATTCGGGTTGGGATTATGTGTTGAGTGTGCCAGGTTATTTTTTTTCCGATTCTCGAAATGGGTTGCGTTGGATGATTCTTTTTGTGATTGGAATTATTTTGGCGATGGGGGTTGTGTTGTTTCGTTCGATTTGGTGGGGGGTTGGGTTGCATGCGGGTTGGGTGTTATCAATCAAAAGTGCGCCGGATTTGGTAAATTATATAAAGGGTCCTTGGAAGGGGTGGCTTCCTAAAAATTTATTAGATGGTGTGGATTGTTTGGTTTTGTTAGTTATTTTGTTTCTGGGTTTATTGTTATATGGCAAAAAAACTCGAAATACTTTGGGAGCCGATTGTTGA
- a CDS encoding tetratricopeptide repeat protein — translation MAADPGDLYLQFYFQLQEAQKSEKSGDASNALRLYQLSYSLLNRIKEDYPDWRPDLINYRGRFCRERINALRGKSNALTPSLVPSNGSSEEVRNLRETLMSQENQLAETRKTLEQTRISLADLQKELNESRTNQATLQKQLQDNQAERETLQSQLATAQKDFQELSSQTTDSRVEKLTTQLEEAKKENQQNQEEQAKLLEKISLTEKEIAALKTGSQVSKEADQNDLTALKETLNEKEKQLAELQEQLEATKKNLETSQQEIAALRAGEMDQRVTQLLEENAQLNEKLKIAAAQLTPDTNTLSNPDIETLKNQLESIKQQLISAETQNAEYEKTVSSLREQLNAQKEKFLSMELTLQQTSSNSTLSAQANSLQQENEVLRNIIDRQMKEEARREAAKKIALEELKQLKVQSQVLTKQIEILASPTLMLSENELALLQQPAPTPIASHQSTDLDDEIHPTLLPPRTMEATAKEAKAFFNTKNYEKAEEKFQEILDRYPDNVYALSNLGVVYFQQAKYKEAEATLSKAVKYEPNDGFSHSILGIVYYMTQRYDDAINTLTRAVTLDPKDPQTRNYLGIACSQKGWLSVAEQEIRKALEINPNYGEAHFNLAVIYASQKPPAKEIANQHYQQAMNLGVKADKNLEKMLQ, via the coding sequence ATGGCAGCCGACCCAGGCGATCTTTATCTTCAATTCTATTTCCAATTGCAAGAAGCTCAGAAATCCGAAAAAAGTGGCGACGCCTCCAACGCCCTGCGTCTTTACCAACTTTCTTACAGCCTACTCAATCGCATTAAAGAAGATTACCCTGACTGGCGGCCAGACTTAATCAATTATCGTGGCCGATTTTGTCGCGAACGAATCAATGCTCTGCGTGGAAAATCTAACGCCCTTACCCCTAGTTTGGTGCCCTCCAACGGTTCCTCAGAAGAAGTCAGAAACTTAAGAGAAACCCTCATGAGCCAGGAAAATCAACTTGCGGAAACACGTAAAACTCTTGAGCAAACACGTATTTCTCTAGCCGATTTACAAAAAGAGCTTAATGAAAGCCGAACTAACCAAGCCACTTTACAAAAACAGCTTCAAGACAATCAAGCCGAACGAGAAACCCTACAAAGCCAACTCGCCACGGCTCAAAAAGATTTCCAGGAACTTTCCTCACAAACCACCGATTCGCGCGTGGAAAAATTAACCACTCAACTCGAAGAAGCGAAAAAAGAAAATCAACAGAATCAAGAAGAACAAGCCAAACTTTTGGAAAAAATTTCTCTAACTGAAAAAGAAATCGCCGCGCTTAAAACAGGCTCTCAAGTTAGCAAGGAAGCGGATCAAAACGATCTCACCGCCCTAAAAGAAACTCTAAACGAAAAAGAAAAACAACTCGCCGAACTTCAAGAACAACTCGAAGCTACGAAAAAAAATCTAGAAACATCACAACAAGAAATCGCCGCGTTGCGTGCGGGAGAAATGGATCAACGCGTCACCCAACTCTTGGAAGAAAATGCGCAACTCAATGAAAAACTAAAAATTGCTGCTGCTCAGCTGACGCCCGACACCAACACCCTTTCCAATCCCGACATTGAAACGTTAAAAAACCAACTCGAAAGCATAAAACAACAATTAATCAGCGCCGAAACACAAAATGCTGAATACGAAAAAACAGTTTCTTCCTTGCGCGAACAGCTCAACGCTCAAAAAGAAAAATTCTTATCTATGGAGCTCACCCTCCAACAAACTAGCAGCAATAGCACCTTATCCGCTCAAGCCAATTCGCTCCAACAAGAAAATGAAGTCTTACGCAACATTATCGATCGCCAAATGAAAGAAGAAGCTCGTCGTGAAGCTGCTAAAAAAATCGCTCTCGAAGAATTAAAACAACTCAAAGTGCAATCCCAAGTTCTCACTAAACAAATAGAAATTTTGGCCTCTCCCACCCTGATGCTTTCAGAAAATGAACTCGCTCTACTTCAACAACCTGCCCCCACACCTATTGCTAGCCATCAATCGACTGATCTCGATGACGAAATTCATCCCACACTGCTTCCTCCTCGCACCATGGAAGCCACTGCTAAAGAAGCCAAAGCCTTTTTCAACACTAAAAACTACGAAAAAGCGGAAGAAAAATTTCAAGAAATTCTCGATCGCTATCCCGACAACGTTTACGCGCTTTCCAATCTTGGCGTCGTTTATTTTCAACAAGCAAAATATAAAGAAGCAGAAGCCACTTTAAGCAAAGCCGTGAAATATGAACCCAATGACGGTTTTTCTCACTCCATTCTTGGCATCGTTTATTACATGACTCAACGTTATGATGATGCCATCAACACCTTAACACGCGCCGTCACCTTGGATCCGAAAGATCCTCAAACTCGCAACTATCTAGGCATCGCTTGCTCCCAAAAAGGCTGGCTATCCGTTGCGGAACAAGAAATTCGCAAGGCGCTAGAGATTAATCCCAATTATGGCGAAGCCCATTTTAACCTTGCCGTCATTTACGCTTCGCAAAAACCGCCTGCTAAAGAAATCGCTAATCAACATTACCAACAAGCCATGAACTTAGGCGTCAAAGCCGATAAAAATCTGGAAAAAATGTTGCAATAA
- the ribD gene encoding bifunctional diaminohydroxyphosphoribosylaminopyrimidine deaminase/5-amino-6-(5-phosphoribosylamino)uracil reductase RibD gives MQDTLWMRRAITLAQKGIGLTSPNPCVGAILVKNNREIGKGFHQQAGKDHAEIVAIANARKRNKSVRHSTLYVTLEPCSTHGKTPPCVDAIIQSGIARVVIGATDPNPLHAGRAFRKLRAHGISVTCGILTEECEELNRAFNHWITTGQPWVIAKIAMSLDGRIAPHPKHNSRRITSPEAIRRSHFYRLRADAIVIGAETVRTDNPRLTVRLGKLSHKKKQPWRVIITRTGRIPTQAHLLTDRYRNRTLIFANQPLQHSLKQLGKNGVTCILLEGGGQLLASAFEANLVHEIAFFIAPKLIGGRTLAFFTHQYFGKKGLALKNFSFEKTGSDLLLKGYVHRTR, from the coding sequence ATCCAAGACACCCTTTGGATGCGTCGTGCCATTACCTTAGCCCAAAAAGGCATAGGTCTCACCAGCCCGAACCCTTGTGTGGGCGCTATTTTAGTTAAAAACAATCGAGAAATTGGGAAAGGCTTCCACCAACAAGCAGGAAAAGATCACGCTGAAATCGTAGCGATTGCCAATGCTCGAAAACGAAACAAAAGCGTTCGACATAGCACGCTCTATGTCACCTTGGAACCTTGCTCAACCCACGGCAAAACTCCACCTTGTGTCGATGCCATTATTCAAAGTGGCATCGCTCGAGTCGTGATCGGCGCCACCGATCCTAATCCGCTTCATGCCGGTCGCGCCTTTCGAAAACTTCGAGCACATGGCATTTCAGTTACTTGTGGCATTTTAACTGAAGAATGCGAAGAATTGAATCGCGCCTTCAATCATTGGATCACCACTGGACAACCCTGGGTCATCGCTAAAATTGCAATGAGTTTAGATGGTAGAATTGCTCCACATCCCAAACACAACTCTCGTCGCATTACTTCCCCAGAAGCCATTCGCCGCTCTCATTTTTATCGTCTCAGAGCCGATGCTATTGTGATCGGCGCTGAAACCGTGCGCACCGACAATCCCCGACTCACCGTGCGCTTGGGAAAGCTTTCACACAAAAAAAAACAACCCTGGCGCGTGATCATTACCCGCACGGGTCGCATTCCAACTCAAGCCCATCTTCTTACTGACCGCTATCGCAATCGCACGCTTATTTTTGCGAATCAGCCTTTGCAACATAGCCTCAAACAACTTGGAAAAAACGGAGTCACATGCATTTTGCTCGAAGGCGGAGGACAACTTCTCGCGAGCGCTTTCGAAGCCAATCTGGTTCATGAAATCGCTTTTTTTATCGCACCCAAACTAATAGGCGGCAGAACACTAGCTTTCTTCACACATCAATATTTCGGGAAAAAAGGCCTCGCATTAAAAAATTTTTCCTTCGAAAAAACTGGATCTGATCTATTATTGAAAGGTTATGTTCACCGGACTCGTTGA
- a CDS encoding riboflavin synthase: MFTGLVEEVGQVIAFKKEAAQIHFVIQAPKIAPLLHIGDSIAVNGCCLTAIKIQDHQQIIFDLLNETLVRTNFSQLETGHRVNLETAVKPTTHLGGHFVSGHVDTTAYILALEKQATEWSLEIAIPQNYERYTANQGCIAIDGISLTIAETLPGKIRLGIVPHTWNHTNLAYRKIKDQVNLEFDLLAKYTEKILTSHTACSKP, from the coding sequence ATGTTCACCGGACTCGTTGAAGAAGTTGGCCAAGTTATCGCCTTTAAAAAAGAAGCTGCGCAAATTCATTTTGTGATTCAAGCCCCCAAAATTGCTCCTTTACTTCATATCGGTGACAGTATTGCTGTTAACGGTTGTTGTTTGACCGCAATAAAAATTCAAGATCATCAACAAATCATTTTTGATTTACTAAACGAAACCTTAGTTCGCACCAATTTTTCGCAATTAGAAACAGGTCACCGCGTTAATCTAGAAACTGCAGTTAAACCTACCACTCATCTCGGAGGACACTTTGTCAGCGGCCATGTGGACACAACGGCTTACATTCTAGCGCTAGAAAAACAGGCCACCGAATGGAGTCTGGAAATTGCGATTCCTCAAAATTACGAACGCTACACGGCTAACCAAGGTTGCATCGCCATAGACGGCATCAGCCTCACCATCGCCGAAACATTGCCAGGAAAAATTCGATTAGGCATTGTGCCTCACACCTGGAATCACACGAATTTAGCTTATCGAAAAATAAAAGATCAGGTAAATTTGGAATTTGATCTTTTAGCAAAATATACGGAAAAAATATTAACCTCACACACTGCATGCTCGAAACCCTAA
- the ald gene encoding alanine dehydrogenase, which yields MIIGVPKEIKAQENRVALLPSAAYQLIKRGHQVLVERNAGAGSGYPDEEYVRAGAQIIEEHATVFEKAEMIVKVKEPLISEYNLLRKGQLLFTYLHLAAARPLTEALIKSGCTAVAYETIEVNRRLPLLEPMSEIAGRMSIIVGGYFLAKHQSGKGVLLGGVPGVLPGKVVVIGGGSSGINAARMATGLGADVTILEVDAERMRFLDITLHTAHTLYSSEAHVEELLPTVDLLVGAVLVPGARAPKLITRNMLKLMKPGTVLVDIAIDQGGCVETSRPTTHEEPVYMEEGVVHYCVANMPGAYARTATQALTNATYPYIENLADNGLAKACQRQPQLVGGINVQDGKVTCKPVAEAFGMTYEAPKV from the coding sequence ATGATTATCGGTGTCCCTAAAGAAATTAAAGCACAAGAAAATCGAGTCGCATTACTTCCCTCAGCGGCCTATCAACTCATTAAACGCGGTCATCAAGTTTTGGTTGAGCGCAATGCCGGCGCTGGCTCAGGCTATCCGGATGAAGAATACGTGCGAGCTGGCGCCCAAATCATCGAGGAGCATGCCACTGTTTTTGAAAAGGCAGAGATGATTGTTAAGGTGAAAGAACCGCTCATTTCCGAATATAACTTGCTAAGAAAAGGTCAGTTGCTTTTTACGTATTTACATTTAGCGGCTGCGCGACCGTTGACCGAAGCGTTAATAAAATCGGGATGCACGGCAGTAGCTTATGAAACGATTGAAGTAAATCGTCGTTTGCCTTTGTTGGAACCGATGAGCGAAATTGCCGGACGCATGTCGATTATTGTGGGAGGTTATTTTTTGGCCAAGCATCAGAGTGGAAAAGGTGTTTTGCTTGGTGGTGTCCCGGGTGTATTACCGGGCAAAGTCGTGGTGATTGGTGGTGGCAGCTCGGGGATTAACGCAGCGCGTATGGCAACCGGATTGGGTGCGGATGTTACAATTTTGGAAGTAGACGCCGAACGCATGCGTTTTTTAGATATCACACTTCACACGGCTCACACGCTTTATTCGAGTGAAGCGCATGTGGAGGAATTATTGCCTACGGTAGATTTGTTAGTGGGTGCAGTTTTGGTGCCGGGCGCGCGCGCGCCCAAGTTGATTACTCGTAATATGTTGAAACTTATGAAACCGGGCACTGTGCTGGTGGATATTGCGATTGATCAAGGGGGTTGCGTTGAAACTTCGCGACCGACAACACACGAAGAACCAGTTTATATGGAAGAAGGCGTAGTGCATTACTGCGTCGCCAACATGCCGGGCGCTTATGCGCGCACGGCGACTCAAGCTTTGACCAATGCCACTTATCCTTACATCGAAAATTTAGCCGATAATGGATTGGCCAAAGCCTGTCAGCGCCAGCCTCAGTTAGTGGGTGGCATTAATGTGCAAGATGGCAAAGTGACCTGTAAACCGGTTGCCGAAGCATTCGGCATGACTTACGAAGCGCCAAAGGTGTAA
- a CDS encoding YebC/PmpR family DNA-binding transcriptional regulator — MAGHSHWAKIKRAKGASDAKKGKLFGRLAREISMATKLGGADPGFNPRLRQAIANAKAESMTNDTINRAIKKGSGELGGESYEEMTYEGYGPSGVALLVEATTDNKNRTAAEIRSLFTKNAGNMSAPGSVAWMFQRKGLILIPQKSTTEEQIMNAALEAGAEDVQLGDENFEVTTLPEKLYAVEAELRKANLPVEKSQFTYLSTNPMTVSDEQVAQQVLLLVEALEDHDDVQAVYANSEIADEVLAKLA, encoded by the coding sequence ATGGCAGGACATTCACATTGGGCAAAAATCAAGCGAGCGAAAGGCGCATCGGACGCGAAGAAAGGAAAACTATTTGGCCGATTAGCGCGAGAAATTTCGATGGCAACCAAATTGGGCGGGGCCGATCCGGGTTTTAATCCGCGATTGCGACAAGCAATTGCCAATGCCAAAGCTGAGTCGATGACCAATGACACCATTAATCGCGCGATTAAAAAAGGCTCAGGTGAGTTAGGTGGGGAAAGTTATGAGGAAATGACCTATGAAGGTTATGGTCCTAGCGGCGTTGCTTTGCTTGTGGAAGCGACTACGGATAATAAAAATCGAACCGCTGCCGAAATTCGCAGCCTTTTCACAAAAAATGCGGGAAACATGAGCGCTCCAGGAAGTGTGGCTTGGATGTTTCAGCGTAAAGGCCTGATCCTAATTCCCCAAAAATCTACAACCGAAGAACAGATCATGAATGCCGCGCTGGAGGCGGGCGCTGAGGATGTGCAACTGGGCGATGAAAATTTCGAAGTGACAACATTGCCGGAAAAATTGTATGCGGTGGAAGCCGAGTTGAGAAAAGCCAATTTGCCTGTGGAAAAAAGTCAATTCACTTATCTTTCTACCAATCCGATGACGGTGAGCGATGAACAAGTTGCCCAACAAGTTTTACTATTGGTCGAAGCATTGGAAGATCATGACGATGTACAAGCTGTTTACGCCAATAGTGAAATTGCTGATGAAGTTTTAGCGAAGTTGGCTTAG
- the hpnH gene encoding adenosyl-hopene transferase HpnH, whose amino-acid sequence MAVPLSQMWAVSSYVIKQKLKRNKHYPLVLMLEPLFRCNLSCAGCGKIQYPDHILNKRLTPEQCWAAAEECGAPMVSIPGGEPLIHPEIDKIVEGLIERKKYIYLCTNALLLKRKLDLFKPSKYLTFSVHMDGLKEEHDMAVCRDGTYETAYEAMKEALKRGFRVTTNTTLFDGANPEHVQKFFDEMMKLNVEGMMLSPGYSYQKAPDQEHFLHRDKTKKLFSEIFKGRKRSWRFNLSPNFIEFLQGKIDYDCTPWGNPTYNIFGWQRPCYLLQEGYVKTFKELIEKTDWSQYGQHSGNAKCRDCMVHCGYEATSVNDTFGSLSGFIRTVKSTIAYS is encoded by the coding sequence ATGGCAGTACCTCTCTCACAAATGTGGGCGGTAAGTTCTTATGTGATCAAGCAAAAGCTTAAGCGCAATAAGCATTACCCCCTGGTTCTAATGTTAGAACCGCTTTTTCGCTGCAACCTGTCCTGTGCCGGTTGCGGAAAGATTCAATATCCCGATCACATTCTCAACAAACGTCTCACGCCCGAACAATGCTGGGCAGCCGCTGAAGAATGCGGAGCACCAATGGTTTCCATCCCGGGCGGTGAACCGCTCATTCATCCAGAAATCGATAAAATCGTCGAAGGCCTTATCGAACGCAAAAAATATATCTATCTTTGCACTAATGCGCTGCTTTTGAAGCGTAAACTTGACCTTTTCAAGCCCAGCAAATATCTCACCTTCAGCGTTCACATGGACGGTCTCAAGGAAGAACATGACATGGCCGTCTGTCGCGATGGCACTTATGAAACAGCCTATGAAGCCATGAAAGAAGCGCTCAAACGCGGGTTTCGTGTTACCACCAACACCACCTTATTTGATGGGGCCAATCCCGAACATGTGCAAAAATTCTTCGATGAAATGATGAAGCTGAATGTCGAAGGCATGATGCTTTCTCCCGGTTACAGCTACCAAAAAGCGCCCGATCAAGAACATTTCTTGCATCGTGACAAAACCAAAAAACTTTTTAGCGAAATTTTCAAGGGTCGTAAACGCTCCTGGCGTTTTAATCTATCACCTAATTTCATTGAATTTTTACAGGGCAAAATCGACTACGATTGCACACCTTGGGGCAACCCAACCTACAACATTTTCGGTTGGCAACGACCTTGCTATCTCTTGCAGGAAGGTTACGTAAAAACCTTTAAAGAACTCATCGAAAAGACCGATTGGAGCCAATATGGTCAACACAGTGGCAACGCAAAATGTCGCGATTGTATGGTGCATTGCGGTTACGAAGCCACTTCAGTCAATGACACCTTTGGATCACTTTCCGGTTTCATTCGCACGGTGAAATCAACCATCGCTTATAGCTAG